The following proteins are encoded in a genomic region of Nitrospirota bacterium:
- a CDS encoding tetratricopeptide repeat protein, with amino-acid sequence MGQSLKNSEKSSHANSIFTRAEKLREKSDYHQALRLFRKAFSEYEALSDRTGVLQCMLSLGDTYRMVGNFDLAEKSYRNALELLRTLQSAAETADAHVGLGLSLRAQGRWKEAIPLIRKAKNIYKRLDDRQGLAFASWAEAGAFRIKGDIHGALRAYRESRKLFTSLKDLHGVGYCLCGLGGASRVAGLSRNSLQYYTAANRLFTELRDTFGRAYSFCGIGNAFRMKGDYRSALSNFRKAVSLYRKIGDRVSYAYTVWGLGTARKMTGNYGSARDYFAEAMALFRSTKDPRGIIYCKMGFGEIAFLKGRKAAAKRYISDALENAHTHGFALEKCHATALLSCITGKIQNACYNQLGLKLRFRDLPMNIP; translated from the coding sequence ATGGGACAATCGTTAAAAAATTCAGAGAAATCGTCACACGCAAATAGCATATTTACCCGGGCAGAAAAGCTCAGAGAAAAATCAGACTACCATCAGGCGCTCAGGCTCTTCAGGAAGGCGTTCAGTGAATATGAAGCTCTTTCAGACCGCACTGGTGTCCTCCAGTGCATGCTTTCTCTCGGCGACACATACCGCATGGTAGGCAATTTTGACCTCGCGGAAAAGAGCTACCGGAATGCGCTGGAACTTCTCCGGACATTACAATCGGCAGCGGAAACTGCTGACGCGCATGTCGGGCTTGGATTGTCCCTGAGAGCACAGGGCAGGTGGAAAGAGGCAATTCCACTGATACGAAAAGCGAAAAACATCTATAAAAGGCTGGATGACAGGCAGGGACTCGCCTTTGCCTCATGGGCAGAGGCAGGGGCATTCAGAATAAAGGGAGATATTCACGGAGCGCTCAGGGCATACAGGGAATCCCGGAAACTGTTCACGTCTCTGAAAGATCTCCATGGCGTCGGATACTGTCTCTGCGGCCTCGGCGGCGCATCACGTGTCGCAGGGTTGTCCAGGAATTCGCTTCAATACTATACCGCTGCAAACAGGCTGTTTACTGAATTGCGCGATACATTCGGCAGGGCGTATTCCTTTTGCGGCATCGGAAATGCGTTCAGGATGAAGGGGGATTATCGCAGCGCCCTGAGCAATTTCCGCAAGGCGGTAAGTCTCTACAGAAAGATCGGTGACAGGGTAAGCTATGCCTATACTGTCTGGGGGCTGGGGACTGCCCGAAAAATGACCGGAAATTACGGGAGCGCACGCGACTATTTCGCAGAGGCAATGGCCCTTTTCAGGAGCACAAAAGATCCCAGGGGTATTATTTACTGCAAGATGGGATTCGGCGAGATCGCTTTCCTGAAGGGCAGAAAGGCTGCTGCGAAACGTTATATATCGGATGCGCTGGAAAACGCACACACACACGGCTTCGCTCTTGAGAAATGTCATGCGACAGCACTGTTGTCATGCATAACCGGGAAAATACAGAATGCATGTTATAATCAGCTTGGGCTGAAGCTCCGGTTTCGAGATTTGCCGATGAACATTCCTTAG
- the rpe gene encoding ribulose-phosphate 3-epimerase: MVKIAPSILSADFLKLGEEIHAAEAAGADLLHIDIMDGHFVPNITIGPFIVEAIRTITSLPMDVHLMIEEPDRYMMDFIKAGADYLTVHYEASPHLHRTVQSIKENGTKAGVSLNPATPVWNLEHILTDTDMVLIMSVNPGFGGQQFIPGALEKIRALKQLIDEKGLQTIIEVDGGIKLDNALDVISAGADILVMGSGFFHSEDYGTIVKKFREIVTRK; encoded by the coding sequence ATGGTCAAAATAGCACCTTCGATACTCTCTGCAGATTTTCTGAAGCTTGGCGAAGAGATACACGCTGCTGAAGCAGCAGGCGCAGATCTCCTGCATATCGATATCATGGACGGCCATTTCGTGCCGAATATTACCATAGGGCCTTTTATTGTTGAGGCTATCCGCACAATCACTTCCCTTCCCATGGATGTTCACCTTATGATTGAAGAACCTGACCGGTACATGATGGATTTCATCAAAGCCGGCGCGGATTACCTGACAGTTCATTACGAGGCTTCCCCGCACCTGCACCGGACAGTGCAATCGATTAAGGAAAACGGGACAAAGGCGGGTGTGTCTCTCAACCCTGCCACCCCTGTATGGAACCTTGAACACATACTGACAGACACAGACATGGTGCTGATCATGTCGGTGAACCCGGGGTTTGGCGGGCAGCAATTCATTCCGGGGGCATTGGAAAAGATACGGGCACTGAAACAGCTCATTGATGAAAAAGGGCTCCAGACTATCATAGAAGTTGATGGCGGGATAAAGCTTGATAATGCGCTCGACGTCATATCTGCAGGAGCAGATATCCTGGTCATGGGGTCCGGGTTCTTTCATTCTGAGGATTATGGGACAATCGTTAAAAAATTCAGAGAAATCGTCACACGCAAATAG
- a CDS encoding DUF512 domain-containing protein: MQAEHGIKIDTVNTGSPAELSGLLPEDVLLTVNGMQMRDPIDFMFNSASHDINITFRRGGKTLETRISREGSNELGICFKPFKIATCRNNCIFCFVKQLPRGLRKTLYVKDEDYRMSFLYGNYITLTNLSREDKKRIVDQRLSPLYISVHSTNRSVRSKLLGNTKAPDILKELKFLTENKLRLNVQIVLCPGYNDGRELRQTLSDLYKFYPYILSVAVVPVGLTMHRKQPVQPVLREDAEAALKIIESFQKRLLKKHGNPVIYGADELYLKAGRPFPPLREYGELHQIENGVGMVPLFLNQAKKLKISRPLPPKKRFLTFTGISFYPFLKKLTERLSEKEDFSIEVLPVENNFFGSSVTVAGLLTGRDVIKAVLDHTGPGEIILIPDVVLNGEGRFLDEVTLEDIQEALHIPAKKISSTPEGLVRGIAEAA; encoded by the coding sequence ATGCAGGCTGAACACGGAATAAAAATAGATACCGTCAACACGGGAAGCCCTGCTGAACTGTCCGGCCTTCTCCCTGAAGATGTGCTTCTCACCGTAAACGGAATGCAGATGAGGGATCCGATCGACTTCATGTTCAACAGTGCATCGCACGATATCAACATCACGTTCAGGCGTGGAGGAAAAACGCTCGAAACCCGGATCTCAAGGGAAGGCAGCAACGAATTGGGCATATGCTTCAAGCCGTTCAAGATAGCAACCTGCAGAAACAACTGCATATTCTGTTTCGTAAAACAGCTTCCGCGGGGTCTCAGAAAGACATTATACGTAAAAGACGAGGATTACCGGATGTCTTTCCTCTATGGCAATTATATCACCCTCACGAACCTCTCCAGGGAAGACAAAAAGCGTATTGTCGACCAGAGACTAAGCCCCCTTTACATTTCCGTGCATTCAACAAACAGGTCGGTAAGAAGCAAGCTGCTGGGCAATACAAAGGCCCCTGACATCCTGAAGGAACTGAAATTCCTGACAGAAAACAAGCTGCGTCTCAACGTGCAGATCGTCCTGTGTCCCGGCTATAATGACGGCAGGGAATTAAGGCAAACTCTGAGCGATCTCTACAAGTTTTATCCCTATATCCTTTCCGTTGCGGTTGTTCCTGTCGGCCTCACGATGCACAGGAAACAGCCCGTTCAGCCTGTGCTCAGGGAAGATGCAGAAGCAGCCCTCAAGATCATTGAGTCGTTTCAGAAAAGGCTTCTCAAAAAGCATGGCAACCCTGTCATTTACGGGGCTGATGAGCTCTACCTGAAGGCCGGACGTCCTTTTCCTCCGCTCAGGGAATACGGGGAACTGCACCAGATAGAAAACGGCGTCGGGATGGTCCCTCTCTTTCTGAACCAGGCAAAAAAACTGAAAATATCCAGACCGTTGCCTCCCAAAAAGAGATTTCTCACTTTCACCGGAATTTCGTTCTATCCCTTTCTGAAAAAACTCACTGAGAGGCTCTCCGAAAAAGAAGACTTTTCGATCGAGGTTTTGCCGGTCGAGAACAATTTCTTCGGCTCATCCGTCACCGTCGCAGGCCTTCTGACAGGCAGAGATGTGATCAAAGCAGTACTGGACCATACGGGACCCGGTGAGATAATCCTGATTCCTGACGTCGTCCTGAACGGAGAAGGCAGGTTTCTCGATGAGGTGACGCTTGAGGATATTCAGGAGGCGCTCCACATCCCTGCAAAAAAAATCAGTTCGACTCCCGAAGGTCTTGTCAGAGGCATTGCAGAGGCAGCATAA
- the def gene encoding peptide deformylase, whose protein sequence is MKMFYNNCMALLEIKTYPEKILREKTTEITDLDAATQDLINNMIDTMHFARGIGLAANQVGVSRRLCVIDLSMKDSDIPLLVLVNPIISAKEGLIEGEEGCLSIPGYMTKLKRAEKIFVKAFDREGKDFEIEADGILARVLQHEIDHLDGFLFIDRMSPIRREFFKRRYRKSQQEKK, encoded by the coding sequence ATGAAAATGTTTTATAATAACTGCATGGCGCTGCTCGAAATAAAGACATATCCCGAAAAGATTCTCAGGGAAAAAACCACCGAGATAACAGATCTCGATGCTGCGACACAGGATCTCATCAATAACATGATCGATACCATGCACTTTGCGAGAGGTATCGGGCTTGCCGCAAATCAGGTCGGTGTTTCCCGGAGATTATGCGTGATCGATCTGAGCATGAAAGACTCTGACATACCGCTGCTCGTCCTGGTAAATCCGATAATCTCCGCAAAAGAAGGGTTAATAGAGGGCGAGGAAGGATGTCTGAGCATCCCCGGCTATATGACAAAACTGAAAAGGGCCGAGAAGATTTTTGTGAAGGCATTCGACAGGGAGGGAAAGGATTTCGAGATAGAGGCAGATGGCATCCTCGCAAGAGTTCTCCAGCATGAGATCGACCATCTCGACGGGTTTCTGTTCATTGACAGGATGAGTCCGATCAGGCGAGAATTTTTCAAGCGGCGCTACAGAAAGTCCCAGCAGGAAAAAAAATAG
- the thrS gene encoding threonine--tRNA ligase produces the protein MQYGIPYYYLPKGVRIKEINFNSKEDREIYRHSASHIMAHAVKELFPEAKIAIGPAIEDGFYYDFDIERPFTPEDLTAIEKKMSEIIKKNNLFVKRTVPRLEAIDFFRKLGEDYKIELLEEIADEEVSLYEEGGFTDLCRGPHIDSTGQVSAYKLLSVAGAYWRGDEKNKMLQRIYGTAFADRKELKKYLDFLEEVKKRDHRKLGRELDLFSTSDEIGAGLIIWHPNGALIRRAIEDFWLQEHYRAGYKVLYSPHIAKLNLWQKSGHLDFYRENMYSPMQIEGIDYEIKPMNCPFHIQVFRNSLKSYKELPVRYAELGTVYRYERSGVLHGLLRVRGFTQDDAHIFCREDQIEDEILNVLDFTLFILKTFGFAHYDVYLSTRPEKFVGTPENWERATSALRRALEIKGLAFEIDPGEGVFYGPKIDIKVKDSLNRPWQCSTIQVDFNNPERFDMTYRGSDGREHRPIMIHRALMGSLERFFGILIEHYAGVFPVWLAPVQVQILTIAERHADYAQELSVILRSAGIRTELDLENEKIGYKIRNATIKKVPYLVIIGDKEVTEKKIAIRKRTGESTGPFTPDEFLGMIEEKIKTKSLEF, from the coding sequence TTGCAGTACGGTATTCCGTACTACTATTTGCCCAAGGGGGTTCGTATCAAGGAGATTAACTTCAATTCAAAGGAAGACAGAGAGATTTACCGGCACAGCGCTTCCCATATCATGGCGCATGCGGTGAAGGAGCTTTTCCCCGAAGCAAAAATTGCCATTGGTCCTGCCATAGAAGACGGCTTCTATTATGACTTTGACATTGAAAGGCCGTTTACACCCGAAGACCTTACTGCGATAGAAAAAAAGATGTCGGAGATCATTAAGAAGAACAATCTCTTTGTGAAAAGGACGGTTCCGAGGCTGGAGGCGATCGATTTTTTCAGGAAACTGGGAGAGGATTACAAGATTGAACTGCTTGAAGAGATTGCGGACGAGGAGGTTTCCCTCTATGAGGAGGGTGGGTTTACCGACCTGTGCAGAGGGCCGCACATCGATTCCACAGGTCAGGTATCGGCATACAAGCTCCTGAGTGTGGCAGGTGCATACTGGCGCGGGGACGAAAAGAACAAGATGCTCCAGCGGATTTACGGAACCGCATTCGCTGACAGGAAAGAACTGAAAAAATACCTTGATTTTCTCGAGGAGGTAAAAAAGAGGGATCATAGAAAACTCGGCAGGGAACTTGACCTGTTCAGTACCAGTGATGAAATCGGGGCCGGACTTATTATCTGGCATCCGAACGGTGCGCTGATCAGAAGGGCGATAGAAGATTTCTGGCTTCAGGAACATTACCGGGCAGGATACAAAGTTCTCTATTCACCCCACATCGCGAAACTCAATCTCTGGCAGAAGAGCGGCCATCTGGACTTTTACAGAGAAAACATGTATTCACCCATGCAAATAGAGGGCATTGATTACGAGATCAAACCGATGAACTGTCCTTTCCATATCCAGGTGTTCAGGAATTCACTCAAAAGCTACAAGGAACTTCCCGTCAGGTACGCAGAACTGGGAACGGTGTACCGATATGAGCGTTCTGGCGTGCTGCACGGCCTTCTGCGTGTGAGGGGATTTACTCAGGACGACGCACACATATTCTGCAGGGAAGACCAGATCGAGGACGAGATACTGAATGTCCTTGATTTTACCCTGTTCATCCTGAAGACATTCGGGTTTGCGCATTATGATGTCTACCTTTCGACCAGACCTGAAAAGTTTGTCGGCACACCGGAAAACTGGGAGAGGGCAACGAGTGCACTGAGAAGGGCGCTTGAGATTAAGGGACTCGCATTCGAGATAGATCCCGGAGAAGGAGTTTTTTACGGGCCCAAGATTGACATTAAGGTCAAGGATTCACTCAACCGTCCCTGGCAGTGCAGCACGATACAGGTAGATTTCAACAACCCTGAACGATTCGATATGACATACAGGGGAAGCGACGGGAGAGAACACCGGCCGATCATGATCCACCGTGCCCTGATGGGGTCTCTTGAGAGGTTCTTCGGGATATTGATCGAGCATTATGCAGGGGTGTTTCCCGTGTGGCTTGCACCTGTTCAGGTCCAGATTCTCACAATAGCGGAAAGGCATGCTGATTACGCGCAGGAGTTGTCGGTAATTTTGCGGTCCGCAGGCATACGGACCGAACTGGACCTTGAGAACGAAAAGATCGGGTATAAAATAAGAAATGCTACTATTAAGAAAGTCCCTTATTTGGTTATAATAGGCGATAAAGAAGTGACCGAGAAAAAGATAGCGATAAGGAAACGTACCGGCGAAAGCACAGGGCCGTTCACGCCAGATGAGTTTCTCGGGATGATAGAGGAAAAAATAAAGACCAAAAGTCTGGAATTCTGA
- the rplT gene encoding 50S ribosomal protein L20 gives MPRAKGGFKTKRRRKRILEKAKGYYGAKSRLYRIATEAVDKALVYAYRDRKAKKREFRSLWIIRINAAVRAFGMSYSQFMSRLKKANITLNRKSLADMAYNDPTAFSQLVEKVKN, from the coding sequence ATGCCAAGGGCAAAAGGTGGATTCAAGACAAAAAGAAGAAGAAAAAGGATTCTGGAGAAAGCAAAAGGGTATTACGGAGCGAAAAGCCGCCTCTACCGTATTGCCACTGAGGCGGTGGACAAGGCGCTCGTATACGCATACAGGGACCGCAAAGCAAAGAAACGCGAGTTCAGGTCACTCTGGATCATCAGAATCAATGCCGCGGTTCGTGCATTTGGAATGAGCTACAGCCAGTTTATGTCACGGCTGAAAAAGGCGAATATCACCCTGAACAGGAAATCTCTGGCTGATATGGCATACAATGATCCGACAGCTTTCAGTCAGCTTGTAGAAAAAGTGAAAAACTGA
- a CDS encoding PASTA domain-containing protein — MRDRAVYKDLNRFIKIPLYFFAFVLLGLFFGYLTFKILSFSRTVEVPNIVGKNLLESNRLLSEKGLYLKIEGEDFDPAVPAGNVIRQDIPAGNKIKERRGIKVVISKGPRVKSVPLIVNESITSAESMLLQKGLKIARVIAVHSDIVEKDRIIAQRPGPEEQVSDTFTVLVSLGPYERIFYCPDFKGMPLDQADVLIRNMNLKPVTEGEGQTILSQKPEPGKHIRTGDTIYLKLF, encoded by the coding sequence GTGCGGGACAGGGCAGTGTATAAGGATCTGAACAGATTCATAAAAATCCCTCTCTACTTTTTTGCCTTTGTTCTCCTCGGGCTGTTCTTCGGATATCTTACCTTCAAGATTCTCAGCTTCAGCCGCACAGTCGAAGTGCCGAACATCGTGGGGAAAAACCTTCTTGAATCGAACAGGCTTCTCTCGGAAAAAGGACTCTATCTCAAAATCGAGGGTGAAGATTTTGATCCTGCTGTTCCTGCAGGGAATGTCATCAGGCAGGACATCCCTGCCGGCAACAAAATCAAGGAGCGCAGGGGAATTAAGGTTGTCATCAGCAAGGGACCGAGGGTGAAGTCAGTTCCTTTGATTGTCAACGAATCGATCACCAGCGCCGAATCCATGCTGCTGCAGAAAGGCCTGAAAATAGCGAGGGTAATCGCAGTTCACTCTGATATTGTGGAAAAGGACAGGATTATTGCCCAGAGACCCGGTCCTGAAGAACAGGTGAGCGACACGTTTACCGTACTCGTAAGTCTCGGTCCGTATGAAAGAATATTTTACTGCCCTGATTTCAAAGGCATGCCGTTGGATCAGGCAGACGTCCTCATCAGGAATATGAACCTGAAGCCTGTAACCGAGGGAGAGGGCCAGACAATCCTGTCACAAAAGCCGGAACCGGGGAAGCATATCAGGACCGGAGACACAATTTACTTGAAGCTGTTCTGA
- the infC gene encoding translation initiation factor IF-3 yields MLNTGGESITRDIKINDYIRAREVRLIDVNGEQLGIVPISEALRIADDRNLDLVEVAPNVVPPVCKILDFGKYRYSLSKKQTQKKAMGVKEIKIRPQITEHDLGLKVKSIRRFLDGGNKAKITMFFKGREVIRPELGMKVFEKMTQLLTGKFNVEQVPKLEGNHITMVVTPK; encoded by the coding sequence ATTCTGAACACAGGAGGTGAGAGTATAACAAGGGATATTAAAATCAACGACTACATAAGGGCAAGAGAAGTACGTCTGATAGATGTGAACGGTGAACAGCTCGGCATTGTGCCGATAAGTGAAGCGTTGAGGATCGCTGATGACAGGAACTTGGATCTTGTGGAAGTTGCGCCGAACGTGGTTCCCCCTGTCTGCAAAATACTTGATTTCGGAAAATACCGGTACTCATTAAGCAAAAAGCAGACCCAGAAGAAGGCGATGGGTGTGAAGGAGATTAAGATAAGGCCCCAGATAACCGAGCATGACCTTGGTCTTAAGGTCAAGAGCATACGTCGTTTCCTTGACGGCGGAAACAAGGCCAAGATCACGATGTTCTTTAAGGGACGGGAAGTCATCAGGCCGGAACTCGGCATGAAGGTGTTTGAGAAGATGACGCAACTGCTCACGGGCAAATTCAATGTGGAGCAGGTCCCCAAGCTTGAAGGCAATCATATCACCATGGTGGTTACACCGAAATAG
- a CDS encoding DUF116 domain-containing protein: MSHKLVRGITLKILFPLLMVAGSFAKSRKESYQRFVINLNNTLIRKENLKPKKILLLLPHCLQINECDVRLTYNIYNCKRCGKCEIRDLIQIAEDNNLTLFVATGGSLARRVVNETRPDAVVAVACENDLSSGIADTYPLPIFGIPNERPHGPCVNTSVDLEKIKEAIRLFGAGQGSV; this comes from the coding sequence ATGAGTCATAAACTGGTGAGAGGCATTACGCTGAAAATTCTGTTTCCGCTTCTGATGGTTGCCGGATCGTTTGCAAAAAGCCGGAAAGAGTCGTATCAGAGATTCGTGATAAACCTGAACAACACCCTAATAAGAAAGGAAAACCTGAAACCGAAAAAGATCCTCCTCCTTCTCCCTCACTGCCTGCAGATAAACGAGTGTGACGTGAGGCTCACGTATAATATTTACAACTGCAAACGGTGCGGCAAATGCGAAATCAGGGATCTCATCCAGATAGCTGAAGACAACAACCTGACGCTTTTTGTCGCCACCGGAGGGTCTCTTGCAAGGAGGGTTGTCAATGAAACAAGGCCTGATGCGGTAGTCGCCGTTGCCTGCGAGAACGACCTTTCAAGCGGGATTGCCGATACCTATCCTCTCCCGATCTTCGGTATCCCCAATGAAAGGCCGCATGGCCCGTGTGTGAATACCAGCGTAGATCTGGAAAAAATAAAGGAGGCGATAAGACTTTTTGGTGCGGGACAGGGCAGTGTATAA
- a CDS encoding lytic transglycosylase domain-containing protein: MKYFFALLAVFFLLAAPAYADIYKYTDENGVICYTDTPLGKKADRLLKEKSVAPLEAKKGSSKRSGDVTDYHSIVYDKASVYDIDPSLIKAVIKTESNWNSRAISRKGAIGLMQLMPGTAVDMNVRNPFDPEENIEGGTRYLRYLLERFNGDLTLALAAYNAGPKTVEKFGYVPPITETRQYVNKVLSLYNGKMTYPAAAVDKQKPIERIYKIVMEDGTVLFTNSSLVSNRPVRF; this comes from the coding sequence ATGAAATATTTTTTTGCATTGTTGGCCGTTTTCTTTCTGCTTGCCGCTCCTGCTTATGCTGACATTTACAAATATACGGATGAAAACGGCGTAATATGTTACACCGATACTCCGCTTGGTAAAAAGGCTGACAGACTCCTGAAGGAAAAGTCCGTCGCCCCCCTTGAGGCAAAAAAAGGTTCCTCAAAACGTTCAGGAGATGTCACGGACTATCACAGCATCGTTTACGACAAGGCCTCGGTGTATGATATTGACCCTTCTCTGATCAAAGCGGTCATTAAGACGGAATCAAACTGGAACAGCAGGGCGATATCAAGGAAAGGCGCAATCGGGCTCATGCAACTTATGCCCGGCACGGCAGTTGATATGAACGTGAGGAACCCTTTCGATCCGGAGGAAAATATCGAGGGTGGCACGAGATACCTGAGATACCTTCTTGAACGCTTTAACGGAGACCTCACGCTTGCCCTTGCAGCATACAATGCAGGGCCGAAGACCGTCGAAAAATTCGGGTATGTGCCGCCGATTACGGAAACCCGCCAGTATGTAAATAAGGTGCTTTCCCTTTACAACGGAAAGATGACCTATCCCGCTGCAGCCGTCGACAAACAGAAACCCATCGAACGAATCTATAAAATTGTCATGGAAGACGGCACTGTACTCTTCACTAATTCCTCTCTTGTCTCGAACAGACCTGTCAGGTTTTAA
- a CDS encoding CDP-alcohol phosphatidyltransferase family protein, with the protein MGVFNIPNTLTIIRIVIIPVFITSIIYKRYDYALSLFIIAALTDIFDGLFARLKNQKTVLGTFLDPLADKFLHVTAFIIFSVYGWIPKWLTITVISRDIIIVTGWFLLYFIAGSSKVEPSLLGKITVWVQSLLVAYILIDINLLVLPDIPGFVFQLTAAVTILSGLHYVYRGLNVTHAG; encoded by the coding sequence ATGGGGGTATTCAATATACCCAATACACTTACAATTATACGGATAGTCATCATTCCCGTCTTCATAACCTCAATTATTTACAAGCGGTATGATTATGCGCTTTCCCTGTTCATCATCGCTGCCCTTACTGACATATTCGACGGGCTTTTTGCGCGGCTGAAAAACCAGAAAACCGTGCTTGGGACATTTCTCGACCCCCTCGCGGACAAATTTCTGCACGTTACCGCGTTTATCATTTTTTCTGTCTATGGCTGGATACCCAAGTGGCTTACCATCACTGTCATAAGCAGGGATATCATCATAGTCACCGGCTGGTTTCTCCTGTATTTTATCGCAGGGTCTTCCAAAGTAGAACCGTCGCTGCTCGGCAAGATTACTGTGTGGGTGCAAAGCCTGCTCGTCGCATATATACTCATTGACATAAATCTCCTGGTGCTGCCGGATATCCCCGGGTTTGTGTTCCAGCTGACCGCTGCGGTTACCATACTTTCAGGACTTCACTATGTATACAGGGGGCTGAATGTGACGCATGCAGGCTGA
- the rpmI gene encoding 50S ribosomal protein L35, whose product MPKIKTHRGAAKRLKVTGTGKIKRRSGFKSHLLTGKPAKRTRRLRKASLVAETDYVRMKRLLPYL is encoded by the coding sequence ATGCCGAAGATCAAGACCCACAGAGGGGCTGCCAAGAGATTAAAGGTTACCGGTACCGGCAAGATAAAGAGGCGGAGTGGTTTCAAAAGTCACCTTCTTACGGGAAAGCCGGCGAAGAGGACAAGAAGGCTGAGGAAGGCTTCTTTGGTTGCAGAGACCGACTACGTGAGAATGAAGCGGCTGTTGCCATATCTATAA
- the fmt gene encoding methionyl-tRNA formyltransferase, with product MRIVFFGTPLFAVPSLRALLHSDDEVAAVVTQPDKRRGRGSAVLPSPVKEIAAGSGIRILQPSFLKEPFFLDTLAHLHPELVVVVAYGKILPPQVLQIPRYGCINVHASLLPQYRGAAPVQWALIHGEKKTGITTMRMDEGLDTGDMLLQEEVMISADDTATTLGERLAETGASVLMRTIADLKDGSLHPVPQKGSPSYAPPLRKEDGKIVWTKTAPEIFNLVRGTYPWPGAYCHLNAERIKITRVGVLEGHGMPGRIEETGEALVVGTGKGRISLMELQPEGKRLMSGKDFLQGRRLKKGAFFDES from the coding sequence ATGCGTATTGTGTTTTTCGGCACACCCCTCTTTGCTGTTCCTTCACTCAGGGCGCTCCTCCATTCTGACGATGAAGTTGCGGCTGTTGTCACACAGCCGGACAAAAGAAGGGGAAGGGGCAGCGCTGTCTTACCCTCGCCGGTAAAGGAAATTGCCGCCGGAAGCGGTATCAGGATTCTGCAGCCATCATTCCTGAAAGAACCCTTTTTCCTTGATACCCTTGCGCATCTGCACCCTGAACTGGTTGTGGTCGTCGCTTACGGAAAAATCCTCCCCCCCCAGGTCCTTCAGATTCCCCGGTATGGCTGCATCAATGTGCACGCTTCGCTGCTTCCCCAATACCGGGGAGCCGCACCAGTACAGTGGGCGCTGATACACGGAGAAAAGAAGACCGGAATAACCACGATGCGCATGGATGAAGGGCTTGACACCGGAGACATGCTGCTGCAGGAGGAGGTCATGATTTCCGCTGACGATACTGCGACCACACTTGGAGAACGTCTCGCCGAAACAGGGGCTTCTGTCCTTATGCGGACCATTGCGGATTTAAAGGACGGCTCGCTGCACCCGGTTCCCCAGAAAGGCAGTCCGAGCTATGCACCCCCGCTCAGAAAGGAAGACGGAAAGATCGTCTGGACGAAAACAGCACCTGAGATCTTCAACCTTGTCCGCGGAACCTATCCATGGCCCGGCGCATATTGTCATTTGAACGCCGAAAGGATTAAAATTACCAGAGTCGGGGTGCTCGAAGGCCACGGCATGCCCGGAAGGATTGAAGAAACTGGAGAAGCACTTGTAGTCGGCACCGGTAAGGGACGTATTTCGCTCATGGAACTTCAGCCTGAAGGAAAACGCCTGATGAGCGGAAAAGACTTCCTTCAGGGAAGAAGATTGAAAAAAGGTGCCTTTTTCGATGAGTCATAA